The following are encoded in a window of Halorarum salinum genomic DNA:
- a CDS encoding creatininase family protein, translating into MIELRSELLEELTWVEIESAIEEGVKTALVPAGSVEQHGPHLGILKDAAWAEAIGVELAKELGDALVAPVVRPGCSDHHMGFGGTISYRPETLMRVLEDYCRSLDSHGFEHIVLFSLHGGNFPAMNAILPSIADEVDAQIITLLDKELLIDPLMESLARMEITPEARGHGGAAVTASVWHLRPDLVLEEEFTPGFTGDVSTSKLMTNGLDAVTELGHMGDPTYATRELGEEVTTRLVGAFSDRVRSERGDSSE; encoded by the coding sequence ATGATTGAACTTAGATCGGAACTGCTCGAGGAGTTGACCTGGGTGGAGATCGAATCGGCCATCGAAGAGGGGGTGAAGACGGCCCTCGTTCCGGCCGGGTCCGTCGAACAGCACGGCCCACACCTCGGCATCCTCAAGGACGCCGCCTGGGCCGAAGCGATCGGGGTGGAGTTGGCGAAGGAGCTCGGCGACGCGCTCGTCGCGCCCGTCGTTCGACCGGGTTGCTCGGACCACCACATGGGGTTCGGGGGGACGATCAGTTATCGACCGGAGACGCTGATGCGCGTCCTCGAGGACTACTGTCGAAGCCTCGATTCCCACGGGTTCGAGCACATCGTCCTGTTCTCGCTCCACGGCGGGAACTTCCCGGCGATGAACGCGATCCTCCCGTCCATCGCCGACGAGGTCGACGCACAGATCATCACGCTCCTCGACAAGGAGCTGCTGATCGACCCGCTGATGGAGAGTCTGGCTCGCATGGAGATCACCCCCGAGGCTCGTGGCCACGGCGGTGCAGCGGTGACCGCGTCGGTCTGGCACCTGCGCCCGGACCTCGTGCTCGAAGAGGAGTTCACGCCGGGGTTCACCGGCGACGTCTCGACGTCGAAACTGATGACGAACGGCCTCGACGCGGTGACCGAGCTCGGCCACATGGGGGATCCGACGTACGCGACGCGCGAACTCGGCGAGGAGGTAACGACGCGACTCGTGGGCGCCTTCTCCGACCGCGTCCGATCCGAACGGGGTGATTCCAGTGAGTGA
- a CDS encoding M20/M25/M40 family metallo-hydrolase: MSELETTIDDRFPAYRSALFELLAQPSISATGDGMEQCAELLLSMLDGYPFDRVERIETSRYSLVYAERTVDESAPTVAFYGHYDVQPPGERDEWESPAFEPTVRDGSIYARGAGDNKGQFLAHAFALDALTGADADPAVNVKLLVEGGEESGSLGLIEYLRGEPTELADADLVYVADGPMHASRRPTIIYGNRGIVSYQLDLETANSDLHSGNFGGPTPNAANELVEVLSSMFDGDEVTVDGFSEDVEISAADRELVGTIPVDEDALKSELGIDEFATDDPYYERLLLRPTMTVSGLSSGYQGEGKKTIVPHRATAKLDSRLVPNQDPERVLQRITEHVERENPNVEVTKMGSFPPMKTPLDTPASTPLAAALGTVWDEDPVEMPLLGGSLPAAYFRSELDVPVLVVPYANPDQGNHSPNEHLDVDCFRNGIETTARFLERVPTEL, encoded by the coding sequence GTGAGTGAGCTCGAGACGACGATCGACGACCGGTTCCCGGCATACCGCTCGGCCCTGTTCGAACTGCTGGCCCAGCCGAGCATCAGCGCGACGGGCGACGGGATGGAGCAGTGCGCGGAGCTGTTGCTGTCGATGCTCGACGGCTACCCGTTCGACCGGGTCGAGCGGATCGAGACGAGCAGATACTCCCTCGTGTACGCCGAACGCACCGTCGACGAGTCGGCACCGACGGTCGCGTTCTACGGACACTACGACGTCCAGCCGCCGGGGGAGCGGGACGAGTGGGAGTCCCCGGCGTTCGAGCCGACGGTCCGTGACGGGTCGATCTACGCCCGTGGCGCGGGGGACAACAAGGGCCAGTTCCTCGCGCACGCGTTCGCGCTCGACGCGTTGACCGGCGCCGACGCCGATCCGGCGGTCAACGTCAAGCTCCTGGTCGAGGGCGGCGAGGAGAGCGGGAGCCTCGGCCTGATCGAGTACCTGCGTGGCGAGCCGACCGAACTCGCGGACGCCGACCTCGTGTACGTCGCCGACGGCCCGATGCACGCCTCGAGGCGGCCGACGATCATCTACGGCAACCGGGGCATCGTCTCCTACCAGCTCGACCTCGAGACGGCGAATTCGGACCTCCACTCTGGGAACTTCGGGGGGCCGACTCCGAACGCCGCGAACGAACTGGTCGAGGTCCTCTCCTCGATGTTCGACGGGGACGAGGTGACCGTCGACGGCTTCTCCGAGGACGTCGAGATCTCGGCCGCGGACCGGGAGCTGGTCGGGACCATCCCGGTCGACGAGGACGCGCTGAAATCGGAACTCGGGATCGACGAGTTCGCCACCGACGACCCGTACTACGAACGGCTGCTGTTGCGGCCGACGATGACGGTCAGCGGGCTCTCGAGCGGCTATCAGGGAGAGGGGAAGAAGACGATCGTCCCGCACCGGGCGACCGCCAAGTTGGACTCACGGCTCGTGCCGAACCAGGACCCCGAGCGGGTACTCCAGCGCATCACCGAGCACGTCGAACGCGAGAACCCGAACGTGGAGGTGACGAAGATGGGGTCGTTCCCGCCGATGAAGACGCCGCTGGACACGCCGGCGTCGACGCCGCTCGCGGCGGCCCTCGGGACGGTGTGGGACGAGGACCCGGTCGAGATGCCGCTGTTGGGCGGGAGTCTCCCTGCAGCGTACTTCAGGAGCGAACTGGACGTGCCCGTGCTGGTCGTCCCGTACGCGAACCCCGACCAGGGGAACCACTCCCCGAACGAGCACCTCGACGTCGACTGCTTCCGGAACGGGATCGAAACGACCGCACGGTTCCTCGAACGGGTGCCGACCGAACTCTGA
- a CDS encoding MBL fold metallo-hydrolase → MDREIRPGVHWLYEPGPDRSGMIEGMEPIPDWYDEEESVHIPQCAYLLDGGDETLLIDTLSPASTDLILGELDELLDDGLDYLVVSHPDVPHAGGTGAIRREYDPTVVAPRYGDDHELYRLDDARLVGEGDSIDLGGYVVDFHEATFLDAPVSLWMSERTEGMLFTVDWMGFPHLESERLRFVDELDGDLDGTRLLQFHGRVLFWHQYVDVEKVQREIERVKRTHDPEMILPAHGLVIREDSGTYFELMKDVVAEIERRDRIGALG, encoded by the coding sequence ATGGACAGAGAAATTCGACCCGGCGTCCACTGGCTGTACGAACCGGGACCGGACCGGTCCGGCATGATCGAGGGGATGGAGCCGATCCCCGACTGGTACGACGAGGAGGAGTCGGTCCACATCCCGCAGTGTGCCTATCTCCTCGACGGAGGGGACGAGACGCTCCTGATCGACACGCTGTCGCCGGCGAGCACCGACCTGATCCTGGGGGAGCTAGACGAACTGCTCGACGACGGTCTCGACTACCTCGTCGTGTCCCACCCGGACGTCCCACACGCGGGCGGCACGGGCGCGATCCGCAGGGAGTACGACCCGACGGTCGTCGCCCCGCGCTACGGCGACGACCACGAACTGTACCGCCTCGACGACGCTCGCCTCGTCGGGGAGGGGGACTCGATCGACCTGGGCGGGTACGTCGTGGACTTCCACGAGGCGACCTTCCTCGACGCCCCCGTCTCGCTCTGGATGAGCGAGCGAACCGAGGGGATGCTGTTCACGGTCGACTGGATGGGCTTTCCCCACCTGGAGAGCGAGCGGCTTCGATTCGTCGACGAACTCGACGGCGATCTCGACGGCACCCGACTGCTCCAGTTCCACGGCCGCGTCCTCTTCTGGCACCAGTACGTCGACGTCGAGAAGGTACAGCGCGAGATCGAGCGGGTGAAGCGAACGCACGACCCCGAGATGATCCTCCCGGCACACGGGCTCGTGATCCGGGAGGATTCGGGCACGTACTTCGAACTGATGAAGGACGTCGTCGCGGAGATCGAACGGCGGGACCGAATCGGGGCGCTGGGATGA
- a CDS encoding MBL fold metallo-hydrolase, translating into MTTRLADDVYWINECYAHGDRHEHVSAYLIRGEAGTVLVDSGSFYHREAIREAVVDATDGEGIDAIVLSHSDYPHSGNVSEFRDEWDDVELVASSGSPEIQGLSDARRCRIGGSLSIRGRQFSFIDPPLADRSHTTWIYDHESAVLFTADGFGSYHHPTDCDRTSTAFEDGISTESILEFHRENLVWLRYVDADKLASALDSIVESYDVSYVAPIHGHPIHRDDLDGFLDRLIESARTIADEYRVPEPYEQPSR; encoded by the coding sequence ATGACGACACGACTCGCCGACGACGTCTACTGGATCAACGAGTGCTACGCGCACGGCGACCGCCACGAACACGTCTCGGCGTATCTGATCCGGGGCGAGGCGGGCACCGTGCTGGTCGACTCCGGGTCGTTCTACCACCGCGAGGCGATCCGCGAGGCGGTCGTCGACGCCACCGACGGCGAGGGGATCGACGCGATCGTGCTCTCGCACTCGGATTACCCCCACTCCGGGAACGTCTCCGAGTTCCGCGACGAGTGGGACGACGTCGAGCTGGTCGCGTCGTCCGGCTCGCCCGAAATCCAGGGGCTCTCGGACGCACGGCGGTGTCGGATCGGCGGGTCGCTCTCGATACGGGGGCGGCAGTTCAGCTTCATCGACCCGCCGCTGGCCGACAGGTCGCACACGACGTGGATCTACGATCACGAGTCCGCCGTGTTGTTCACCGCCGACGGGTTCGGCTCCTATCACCATCCCACCGACTGTGATCGCACGTCGACGGCGTTCGAGGACGGAATCTCCACGGAGTCGATACTCGAGTTCCACCGGGAGAACCTCGTCTGGCTGCGCTACGTCGACGCCGACAAACTCGCGTCTGCCCTCGATTCGATCGTCGAATCGTACGACGTCTCCTACGTCGCGCCGATACACGGGCATCCGATCCACCGAGACGACCTCGACGGGTTCCTCGACCGGTTGATCGAGTCGGCTCGCACGATCGCGGACGAGTACAGAGTCCCTGAGCCCTACGAGCAGCCAAGTCGCTGA
- a CDS encoding C-terminal binding protein, which translates to MPKLVVTDSNFPDLSIERELATNADVELESIQAESPAEVIETASDADGLLTQYLDLPAEVFEGLSNLKVVGRYGIGVDSVDLTAATAANVQVLNVPTYCIDEVSTHALALLLACARKIPQFNKTVKAGGWDWTHGKPIHRLAGSILGLAGFGNVSQELAKKAQSLGVDVHVYDPYLSAEEIREEGARKVDFDTLLSDSDFISVHVPLTEETESLFDLSSFSQMKETAILINTARGEVVDVEALSSALDEGEIASAGLDVLPEEPPGDLPLLDREDAILTPHVAWYSEESQIELRRTITEDVLRVLSGETPENLVNSGVV; encoded by the coding sequence ATGCCGAAGCTAGTAGTCACCGATTCGAACTTCCCGGATTTGTCGATCGAGAGAGAACTCGCAACAAACGCGGACGTCGAACTGGAATCGATACAGGCAGAGTCTCCTGCAGAGGTGATCGAAACTGCGAGTGACGCTGACGGATTACTCACCCAGTACCTGGACCTCCCTGCAGAGGTATTCGAGGGGCTCTCGAATCTCAAAGTCGTAGGTCGGTACGGAATCGGTGTCGACTCGGTCGATCTCACCGCGGCGACAGCAGCGAACGTGCAAGTTCTGAACGTCCCAACGTACTGTATCGACGAGGTCTCTACGCACGCATTGGCGTTGCTACTCGCGTGCGCCCGAAAGATCCCACAATTCAACAAGACGGTCAAAGCCGGCGGATGGGATTGGACTCACGGGAAACCGATCCACCGATTGGCTGGGAGCATACTCGGACTAGCCGGGTTCGGAAACGTCTCTCAAGAACTTGCGAAGAAAGCACAGTCATTAGGTGTAGATGTGCACGTTTACGATCCGTATCTCTCGGCTGAAGAGATACGTGAGGAAGGGGCACGGAAAGTCGACTTCGATACGTTGCTCTCGGATTCCGACTTCATCTCGGTGCACGTTCCCCTAACAGAGGAAACCGAGTCGCTCTTTGACTTATCGTCTTTCAGTCAAATGAAGGAAACAGCCATTCTTATTAACACTGCACGAGGTGAGGTGGTTGACGTTGAGGCCTTATCTAGCGCACTTGATGAAGGAGAGATTGCCAGTGCGGGACTCGACGTTCTTCCGGAGGAGCCTCCGGGGGATTTGCCGCTCCTCGATCGGGAAGACGCCATCCTTACGCCTCACGTCGCCTGGTATTCTGAAGAGTCCCAGATCGAACTACGTCGAACGATCACTGAAGACGTACTTCGCGTTCTCTCCGGCGAAACCCCTGAAAATCTAGTGAATTCAGGCGTTGTGTAG
- a CDS encoding fumarylacetoacetate hydrolase family protein has product MQLGRIKAGGKERIGVFGNGTVRDVSEAFDSFREAIARPEEAAETNGETFDVAEVTYLPPTTTRNTVFCAGLNYEAHAEESDIAVPDWPLIFMKLPQTLVGHREPIAYHTRVTQEIDYEAELAAVIGDTARNVPVDEALDYVAGYTILNDTSARDLQLGLQMGDDALLDWFSGKTMQDTTPVGPYVVVDEIDDPQDLAIESRVNGETLQDDSTAMMIRSVAELVSFISSRVELSPGDIVATGTPEGVGAFQDIKLEHDDTVDIEVEDIGVLSNTVQKVE; this is encoded by the coding sequence ATGCAACTCGGTCGGATCAAAGCAGGTGGAAAGGAACGGATCGGTGTCTTCGGGAACGGAACGGTGCGGGACGTCAGCGAGGCCTTCGATTCGTTCCGCGAGGCTATCGCTCGTCCCGAGGAGGCCGCAGAGACAAACGGCGAGACGTTCGATGTTGCGGAAGTGACCTATCTCCCTCCAACGACTACCCGGAACACCGTCTTCTGTGCCGGGCTCAACTATGAGGCACACGCCGAAGAGTCCGACATCGCGGTGCCAGACTGGCCGCTCATCTTCATGAAGCTCCCACAGACCCTCGTCGGGCATCGTGAGCCGATCGCATATCACACCCGCGTGACGCAGGAGATCGACTATGAGGCCGAACTAGCGGCTGTTATCGGCGACACTGCACGCAACGTTCCGGTCGATGAGGCGCTCGACTACGTCGCAGGCTACACGATACTCAATGACACGTCCGCGAGAGACCTCCAACTCGGATTGCAGATGGGTGACGATGCCCTGCTCGACTGGTTCTCGGGCAAGACGATGCAGGACACCACGCCCGTCGGACCGTACGTGGTCGTAGACGAGATCGACGATCCGCAAGACTTGGCGATCGAGTCGCGCGTCAACGGTGAAACGCTACAGGACGACTCGACGGCCATGATGATCCGGTCTGTCGCGGAACTCGTCTCGTTCATCTCGAGCCGGGTCGAACTGTCGCCCGGCGACATCGTGGCTACTGGAACACCCGAGGGCGTCGGGGCGTTCCAGGATATTAAACTCGAGCACGACGATACTGTCGACATCGAAGTCGAAGACATTGGCGTGTTATCGAACACCGTCCAGAAAGTCGAGTAG
- a CDS encoding tripartite tricarboxylate transporter permease — MLEAFIEGAILVFTPIALLLLVAGVLVGVLMGSIPGMTATMTVAVLVSFTFAMEPIEGMMLLLGIYGGALYAGSIPAIIIRTPGTPSAAATVFDGYPLAQRGEAGRAIGIATVASVIGGATSVVILAIFAPQVAQIALNFRSPEFFALAVFGLTIIASISGDSVVKGVISGLLGMLIATVGLDPVVGTPRFTFGTTALTAGFAFIAVMIGLFGVAEGLNYYRKGIKQNAVSQDISGTIPSWEDLRTISATSLGSGLVGSLIGAIPGAGGDMASFVTYNEAKRWISDGTPEFGDGNIRGIAAAESGNNGSTGGALIPTLTLGIPGDAVSAILIGALLVHGITPGPGMFESDASMVYGIFIGFFLVYLVILVVGFLGAHVWVRLISFPPRLLWPSIFLLCVVGSIALRGNPFDAWVMILAGIVGYVLLMQEYPLVPLVLGMILSPIAESNFRRSLQISDGSFAIFYTSPIAFTILILSALSLLYPFIQRQLTDS, encoded by the coding sequence GTGTTAGAAGCGTTCATAGAGGGTGCGATACTGGTGTTCACCCCCATCGCGTTACTCCTCCTTGTCGCCGGCGTGTTAGTCGGTGTTCTGATGGGTTCGATTCCCGGGATGACCGCGACGATGACCGTCGCGGTGCTCGTCTCGTTCACCTTCGCGATGGAACCGATCGAGGGGATGATGCTCCTGCTTGGCATCTATGGCGGAGCGTTGTACGCCGGGTCGATCCCTGCGATTATTATTCGCACCCCGGGGACACCAAGTGCTGCCGCCACCGTGTTCGACGGATATCCCCTCGCACAGCGAGGTGAGGCTGGTCGTGCAATCGGGATTGCGACCGTCGCGTCCGTAATCGGAGGTGCGACGAGCGTGGTAATCCTCGCGATATTCGCCCCCCAGGTCGCTCAAATCGCGTTGAATTTCAGGTCACCAGAGTTCTTTGCGCTGGCGGTGTTTGGACTGACGATTATTGCGAGTATTAGCGGTGATTCGGTGGTTAAAGGAGTCATCTCCGGCCTCCTCGGAATGCTCATCGCTACTGTTGGATTGGATCCTGTCGTCGGAACACCACGGTTTACGTTCGGGACGACGGCATTGACGGCGGGATTCGCGTTCATCGCGGTCATGATCGGACTGTTCGGTGTCGCCGAGGGGCTCAACTACTACCGGAAGGGCATCAAGCAGAATGCGGTCAGTCAGGATATCTCCGGGACGATTCCGTCCTGGGAGGATCTCCGGACGATTTCAGCCACGTCGCTCGGTTCCGGATTGGTGGGCAGTCTCATCGGTGCGATTCCAGGCGCTGGTGGTGATATGGCGTCATTCGTCACATACAATGAAGCGAAACGGTGGATTTCCGATGGGACCCCCGAATTTGGCGACGGTAACATTCGAGGGATCGCCGCCGCGGAATCCGGGAACAATGGCAGTACAGGGGGCGCCCTCATTCCAACGCTCACGTTGGGTATCCCAGGCGACGCTGTCTCAGCGATTCTGATCGGCGCGCTTCTCGTTCATGGGATTACACCAGGGCCCGGAATGTTCGAGTCCGATGCAAGTATGGTCTACGGGATCTTCATCGGCTTCTTTCTCGTCTATCTGGTCATTCTCGTCGTGGGATTCCTGGGTGCACACGTGTGGGTTCGGCTCATATCGTTCCCGCCACGTCTGCTCTGGCCATCGATCTTCTTGCTCTGTGTCGTCGGGTCGATCGCTCTCCGCGGTAATCCCTTCGATGCCTGGGTGATGATTCTCGCTGGGATCGTCGGATACGTTCTTCTGATGCAGGAGTACCCCCTCGTCCCGCTCGTCTTGGGCATGATACTAAGCCCGATTGCCGAGTCGAACTTTCGACGGTCCCTGCAAATTTCGGACGGGTCGTTCGCGATTTTCTACACCAGTCCGATCGCGTTCACCATCCTCATCCTCTCGGCGTTGTCACTGCTGTATCCGTTCATCCAACGGCAACTCACCGACTCGTGA
- a CDS encoding tripartite tricarboxylate transporter TctB family protein: MSQPITIRHAEKLGSLLLILMSIGVFALSGQLVSGRPPEADPGPAFFPRLILAGIAILSVVQLLLSIRRGTEVRYEVPRSTAKTVATVSALLLLFVASLSTLGFLIASALFLIVLLRYSGETDYRIIALISVGLPLVLSVVFAGIFDVRLPENPVMPLSRVIPILLELPAAPTRVK; this comes from the coding sequence ATGTCACAACCGATCACGATACGACACGCCGAAAAGCTAGGATCGCTGCTCTTGATACTCATGTCGATCGGGGTGTTCGCGTTAAGCGGCCAACTGGTCTCGGGTCGCCCACCTGAAGCAGATCCCGGTCCTGCGTTCTTCCCGCGGCTTATCCTGGCTGGAATCGCGATTCTCTCAGTTGTCCAGTTACTCCTGTCGATTAGACGCGGTACGGAGGTTCGCTACGAGGTTCCGCGGTCGACAGCGAAGACTGTCGCAACGGTTTCTGCGCTGTTGCTGCTGTTCGTCGCCAGCCTCTCGACTCTAGGATTCCTCATCGCTTCCGCCCTGTTCCTCATCGTCCTGCTCCGATACTCGGGCGAGACGGATTACCGGATTATCGCTCTCATCTCCGTCGGCCTCCCGCTCGTTCTATCCGTCGTGTTTGCCGGAATATTCGACGTTCGACTCCCGGAAAATCCCGTTATGCCACTCTCTCGTGTCATCCCGATACTACTTGAACTTCCAGCAGCTCCAACCAGGGTGAAATGA
- a CDS encoding tripartite tricarboxylate transporter substrate binding protein, protein MTGDDEYPSEDIEVIVAFPAGGGTDRVGRQIVDVADEELDASMYVTNVTGGGGVTGFTEWKNSEPDGYTIGIATIGLSIFKPLGIADITPDDFKPVMQFNSDPAGIAVHEDAPYGTLEEFVEYAANNPGEIQVSTDGEGGIWHLAGVGFELEADIELDYVGYDGGGPATTAVVNGEMDATTSSVPEVAPQVEDGPLELLAVMESERHDNFPDVPTLQEEGYDFTLGAWRGIAVPAETPDDRIEFLHDVFYEAFQTDQFQSFMSEQGFGTIYRDTEEFGEFWEQDYQRFQDLTDELGM, encoded by the coding sequence ATGACGGGTGACGACGAATATCCGTCAGAGGATATCGAGGTCATCGTTGCGTTCCCAGCGGGCGGGGGAACAGACCGGGTCGGCCGCCAGATTGTGGACGTCGCCGATGAAGAGCTGGATGCGTCGATGTACGTGACGAACGTTACCGGTGGCGGTGGCGTGACAGGGTTCACCGAGTGGAAGAACTCGGAGCCTGACGGCTACACAATCGGCATTGCGACCATCGGGTTGAGCATCTTCAAGCCGCTCGGGATTGCAGACATCACTCCAGATGACTTCAAGCCCGTCATGCAGTTCAATTCCGATCCTGCAGGGATTGCTGTTCACGAGGACGCACCATACGGCACGCTCGAGGAGTTCGTCGAGTACGCAGCGAACAACCCCGGCGAGATTCAAGTTTCCACGGACGGCGAGGGCGGAATTTGGCATCTCGCTGGTGTCGGATTCGAACTCGAGGCCGACATCGAGTTAGATTACGTAGGCTACGACGGAGGTGGACCTGCGACCACAGCGGTTGTCAACGGGGAAATGGATGCAACGACGTCAAGCGTCCCGGAGGTCGCTCCACAGGTTGAGGACGGCCCGCTCGAATTATTGGCCGTCATGGAAAGCGAACGGCACGACAATTTCCCGGATGTTCCGACGTTGCAAGAGGAGGGGTACGACTTCACGTTAGGGGCATGGCGCGGTATCGCCGTGCCAGCAGAAACGCCGGACGATCGAATCGAGTTCCTCCACGACGTCTTTTATGAGGCGTTCCAAACCGACCAGTTCCAATCGTTCATGTCAGAACAGGGCTTCGGAACGATCTATCGCGATACCGAGGAGTTCGGGGAGTTCTGGGAACAGGACTACCAGCGATTCCAGGACCTCACTGACGAGTTAGGTATGTGA
- a CDS encoding mandelate racemase/muconate lactonizing enzyme family protein codes for MEVTDVDVIPVEMNVDSLEDGGIAPYQGKFSSVERVERVLIRLCTETGIEGWGEIRPSPSVESTMGLLRNDVIPQVIGRSVWEIESFVSGFHYEYLDLNSYIAGVEMAMWDALGKHLDAPLHRLLGGKASDHVPVASTLGILSPERSRTYASMALDQGYDVLKLKAGRDWQTDVERVVAMHEEVDGNLEFRLDPNQGWTFEDAVRVGARLEDAGIYLQYLEQPVRIDTFGTYKRLRNRLSTPIGINEDAYFPRNLSHLLGEDAIDVAVVDLVPAGGILALKSQAAVAAEHGISVAHHDGFDLGIKKAAVLHAVASTTAINLAVDTVYPAWEDYLLENPLTVSEGTMAVPDGPGLGVSVDEGKLEQYRIG; via the coding sequence ATGGAAGTAACGGATGTAGATGTGATCCCAGTCGAGATGAACGTAGACTCGCTGGAAGACGGCGGAATCGCGCCATATCAGGGCAAGTTCTCCTCGGTTGAACGAGTGGAACGGGTACTGATTCGTCTCTGTACGGAGACTGGTATCGAAGGCTGGGGGGAGATTCGACCCTCTCCTTCGGTCGAATCGACGATGGGGCTCCTCAGAAACGACGTAATCCCGCAGGTCATTGGCCGCTCTGTGTGGGAGATCGAGTCGTTCGTCAGCGGGTTTCACTACGAGTATCTCGATCTCAATTCCTACATCGCCGGTGTCGAGATGGCGATGTGGGACGCCCTGGGAAAGCATCTCGACGCACCGCTTCACCGACTCCTTGGCGGGAAGGCATCCGACCACGTTCCCGTTGCGAGTACGCTCGGGATCCTCAGTCCGGAACGCTCGCGAACGTACGCCTCAATGGCGCTCGATCAGGGGTATGATGTCCTCAAACTGAAAGCTGGGCGTGATTGGCAGACGGACGTAGAGCGGGTCGTTGCGATGCACGAGGAGGTCGATGGGAACCTGGAGTTCCGGCTCGACCCGAATCAGGGGTGGACCTTCGAGGATGCGGTTCGCGTCGGTGCTCGATTGGAAGACGCCGGGATATATCTTCAGTACTTGGAGCAACCGGTCCGCATCGATACGTTCGGAACGTACAAGCGGCTTCGGAACCGTCTCTCGACGCCGATCGGGATCAACGAGGACGCGTATTTCCCGCGAAACCTCTCGCACCTTCTCGGCGAGGACGCGATCGACGTCGCAGTCGTCGATCTCGTCCCGGCGGGTGGTATTCTCGCACTCAAATCACAGGCCGCTGTCGCCGCCGAACATGGGATCTCGGTGGCCCACCACGACGGGTTCGACCTCGGGATCAAGAAGGCTGCCGTATTGCACGCTGTAGCGAGTACGACGGCGATCAACCTCGCGGTGGATACGGTGTACCCTGCCTGGGAGGACTACCTGCTCGAAAACCCACTCACCGTCTCCGAGGGGACGATGGCGGTCCCTGACGGCCCTGGACTCGGCGTCTCGGTCGACGAGGGGAAACTCGAACAGTACCGGATCGGGTAG
- a CDS encoding ABC transporter ATP-binding protein, whose product MFGSQLRGSSKMSSTEVQSRNLFEVQDLRKWFASQGEGSILSTLFSEPDYLKAVDDVDFTIERGEIVGLAGQSGCGKSTLGELLVGLQKPTGGRILFDGEELTEFGKAEMNEFRRKAQVIFQDPYEAMNPRFPVARIVSEPLKIHGIGDRESRTDRTIETLEEVGLAPPEKYLDKLPGELSGGERQRVCIARAIILDPDFLVADEPVSMLDVSVRTGILHLFERLQAERDLSILYISHDLSTINYLADRTMIMYLGNIVESGPTDEVIHEPAHPYTEALLESVPNPNPDATRSWGKLEGQVPSPTNIPTGCRFHPRCAYATEECKESEPALISRGESDRDVACYHPLEQS is encoded by the coding sequence ATGTTTGGCTCGCAGTTGAGGGGGAGCAGTAAGATGTCGAGCACGGAAGTTCAGTCGAGGAACCTGTTCGAAGTACAGGACCTCCGCAAGTGGTTCGCGTCTCAGGGAGAAGGATCGATACTTTCGACCCTGTTCTCCGAGCCGGACTATCTCAAAGCAGTCGACGACGTGGATTTCACCATCGAACGTGGTGAAATCGTCGGGCTCGCGGGACAGAGCGGCTGTGGGAAATCGACGCTCGGGGAACTCCTCGTCGGGTTACAGAAACCGACCGGCGGGCGGATTCTCTTCGACGGGGAGGAGTTGACGGAGTTCGGGAAAGCCGAGATGAACGAGTTCCGGAGGAAGGCACAGGTGATATTTCAGGATCCGTACGAAGCGATGAACCCACGGTTCCCCGTCGCTCGGATCGTTTCCGAACCCCTGAAGATACACGGAATCGGCGATCGGGAGTCCCGAACCGATCGGACGATCGAAACGCTCGAGGAAGTTGGACTCGCCCCACCCGAGAAGTATCTCGATAAACTACCGGGTGAGCTGTCCGGCGGGGAGCGACAGCGGGTGTGCATCGCCCGTGCGATCATCCTCGATCCGGATTTCCTGGTGGCAGACGAACCGGTGTCCATGCTGGACGTGAGCGTGCGAACCGGTATTCTCCACCTGTTCGAGCGCTTGCAGGCGGAGCGGGACCTGTCGATCCTGTATATCTCCCACGACCTCTCGACGATCAACTATCTCGCCGACCGGACGATGATCATGTACCTCGGTAACATCGTGGAGTCCGGACCGACCGACGAGGTAATCCACGAACCTGCTCATCCGTACACGGAGGCACTACTCGAGTCGGTTCCCAATCCAAATCCTGACGCGACCCGCTCGTGGGGGAAACTGGAGGGACAGGTCCCAAGTCCCACTAATATCCCCACCGGGTGTCGATTCCACCCGCGCTGTGCGTACGCGACCGAGGAGTGCAAGGAGTCGGAACCCGCGCTGATCTCGAGGGGTGAGTCGGACCGCGACGTCGCGTGTTATCACCCCCTGGAGCAGTCATGA